The sequence CCTGAACAAGACATTGATCATTTATATGGGATCCGCAATCCTAGTCGGTTCCTTGATCGGAAGTTATGGTTCACGCTTCATGTCTGAGGGCGGCATCAATCTAATTTACGGTATCCTTGCATTGATTGCAGCCATCATGATGTTCGTCCCAAAGAAAAACGTCGATGATATCCCGCTTGATCAGGTAACATTCAATAAATGGCTGGCCGCATTCTTCGCGTTCATCGTTGGTGTGGGAGCAGGTATCGTTGGTGCAGCCGGTGCGTTCCTGCTAGTGCCAATCATGCTGGTTGTGTTAAAGATTCCTACTCGAATGACAATAGCAACATCACTAGCGATTACCTTCATTTCCTCAATCGGATCAACTGTCGGTAAGCTAGCAACCGGCCAGGTAGAATTTTGGCCAGCGTTGATCATGGTAGTAGCAAGTCTGATTGCCTCACCACTTGGTGCAAATGCAGGCAAAAAAGTTAACACGAAGATTCTGCAATACATCCTTGCAGTACTGATCCTCGGTACAGCAATCAAAATCTGGATGGATATCCTTTAAGACACGAAAAAGACTTCGCTCCGGCGGAGTCTTTTTTAGTGTTTTGATACCTTATGGTGTGTTACTGGTTTTGTTAAAGACTTCGGAAAACTCTAAAGTCAGTAAGTTTTTAGGCCTTGAGAGGAAATTGGGAAATGACTTTAGACAGCTTTTGAGGAGGAGAAGCCTGCGCTGTCGAGAAATCTCTGCTATTAAGACAGCTTTTAAGGCAGAGCGGCGAAAGCTGTCAAGAAACGTCTGTAATTAAGACAGCCTTCATGATGAAAGAGTGAAAGCTGTCAAGAATCTCCCGTTATTAAGACTGCTAACAACCAAAGTTGTCTAAAAAGTTATGTCTAAGCAGCAAAGGCAGTTGTAATTACTCTACAGAAAATTGGTTTATTATGGCAGTATAATGAAATTAAGTCTTTTGATTCACCTATAAAACTAGCAAATAAGTAATTCTCCCTATTTAGAATATACTGAATATTTTATATTATTTAGGAAATAGAAATATTCCAATAGGGAGTGAATGAATTGTTAAAAGTCCTTTCCACTTCGGCGTTATCCCTTGCTTTAGCGGGCAGCGCAGTATTTGCGGGAGTCCATGCTAATGATTCCGCAGTCAAACCACAAAGTAAATATGAACTAAGCCTTGCTCACCATGTAGGTGCTGCGCCAGAGCTTGTTGATAGAGCCAAGGAATTAGGAATCGATATTTCCAAGGTCGATCCTGCAGAGAAAATTGCCCAGACTGGAGCGAAATTCCAGGAGCCTGGTGATAAGCATGTAGCTTACAAGGAAGCAACTGGTGATATCCCGGTACTGGTTATTTTGGCTAAGTACAAGGATGGAGATGAGCCGGTTGGCGACATGAAGGGTCAAGTCCCAGCTCATTATTATGAAGATTTAATTTTTGGAAGCGAATATAATCCTTACGAGCTGCCACAATTCCAAAAGTATGATGGCCCAGATGTTCCAAAAGATCGTACGATGCAAAATGCTTATAAGGAATCAAGTTACGGAAAAACAAACCTTATCCGCAAAGAAAACACTGAATTTGTTTGGGTTGAGCTGCCAAAGGGTGCCTCTTACTATCTTGACCAGGAAGGAACATACGCTGAAGGCGGAGTGTACAAGCTTGGTAACGTAAATGGAGACGCACATACTGGCGAATTCATCCGTGACCTGTTAAAAGCAGCGGATGGTCAAGTGGATTTCTCTAAGTATGCAGATGAGAATGGAGAGGTTCCAAACGTATTCGTCGTCCACGAAGGAACTGGAGCGGAATACAGCCGTGACCCGGCACAATTCTGGTCTCATAAATGGAGCCTGTTAAGTGCACTTTACTATGGAAAATACTATGAAACTGGCAAGACTGCACCTC comes from Mesobacillus jeotgali and encodes:
- a CDS encoding sulfite exporter TauE/SafE family protein gives rise to the protein MDFTYLIVIFLIGFIGSYISGMVGIGGSIIKYPMLLYIPPLFGIAAFSAHEVSGISAVQVFFATIGGVWAYRKGGYLNKTLIIYMGSAILVGSLIGSYGSRFMSEGGINLIYGILALIAAIMMFVPKKNVDDIPLDQVTFNKWLAAFFAFIVGVGAGIVGAAGAFLLVPIMLVVLKIPTRMTIATSLAITFISSIGSTVGKLATGQVEFWPALIMVVASLIASPLGANAGKKVNTKILQYILAVLILGTAIKIWMDIL